The genomic stretch TTTGCCCATTCTTCTTTTGCTGGACCATAAATACCTGGAACAGTTAAACCTGCTTGTCTCATAAGAACAGTCATTTGTCCCCGATGGTGGTTTTGATGTTGAATTAAAAACATCAAAAGTGAACCGTTAGGCATTTGTTGTCCAATAAAGTTGATACGTTCTTGAAGTGTATGGTCAGTCCATTGGGTTTTTAATGCCTGTACAAATGCATTACTGGCTTGATGATAGCTGTCAGCTATAAACTGAGCAGAAGTTGGAACAGGATAATCTTCAGCTGGGGCTTGGAACGTTAAGTCTGTGTTTGAGGTAATGATGCCAATGGCAGCAACAGTATGCCAAGCAATACGGCCTAGAGTCCAATTTTGTGAAGTTATTTCTTGTTTAAGTGATTCATCAGTCAGACTATTTAATAGTTTCTGTGTAGCATCTGCTTCGAACTCCCAAGATTTCAAAAAATGGTCTAAGGTTTGAAACACAAAAATCCTCCTTTTCATTCTTTTGTTTTTTCAATGTGCTTATAGGTTAATTATAATGCCTCCTTTCGTTAAAAAGAACAAAAATTTCGGACAAGAATAATCATAGTAAAATGCGTAGACATTCTTAAACGTAACGATTTA from Bacillus subtilis subsp. subtilis str. 168 encodes the following:
- the yrdA gene encoding hypothetical protein (Evidence 4: Unknown function but conserved in other organisms; PubMedId: 22720735), which codes for MFQTLDHFLKSWEFEADATQKLLNSLTDESLKQEITSQNWTLGRIAWHTVAAIGIITSNTDLTFQAPAEDYPVPTSAQFIADSYHQASNAFVQALKTQWTDHTLQERINFIGQQMPNGSLLMFLIQHQNHHRGQMTVLMRQAGLTVPGIYGPAKEEWAKFGLEAPKM